Proteins from a single region of Neodiprion virginianus isolate iyNeoVirg1 chromosome 4, iyNeoVirg1.1, whole genome shotgun sequence:
- the LOC124302191 gene encoding chaoptin-like yields the protein MWLAVFALYWGLHVAWSYNVLCNFNTMCLCWVQDDADYTQMDVSCMGVPFARFPEIPIRYVAQLDIVGSGMQVLENEALVSSYVEALGLMSNRLMLVGEKSLSGVADHLRSLDLSYNYLTKVPLKAFRNLKKLTWLNMHSNYLTSLDGNWGHLPNTLTNVFFGDNSIAELPNCFKRFKFLMWLNLDNNNIERIEPSALPPRIQTLSMNNNLIKEFPASIGNLKDLTWLYLRGNDMKTLVLPHFESPKLELIDVSDNSISTINYTNSYPTLQIRDLNMASNKLSSLPARMFEKINVRRLYLSSNDISVINVNAFEGLEETLEYLNLENNNLIVVPEAIRSMNRITYLYLANNKVSNVSDESFLGFGNNLRALSMATNNLKYVPVGALSECNKLLHLNLGYNNILSIQPGDFEWATNLEILLLRNNMLSKLKPETFRGANRLKELSLSFNHITELDDDAFLGLEESLEILELSFAFAMDVFPRHALKQLRNLLWMVLDNNNFQVLDTTAFYSFQKLRYVNLESNRLQYLPEQIIHSSIHLELRDVKLGYNFLETIPSNTFHNLTELRSLDLSGNRIHFLTSSSISSCRKLVTVSLAQNKIAHLSPGTFSQLESLQFLHLEFNYLGKLNLDSIHESGSDDFTLNVSFNAISSIIPGDLPTLRHLDLSFNNITSLPGTAFNGTPNLRTLDLRGNFVTAVESGAFTLKHLEYLNLRNNKIQVLSKQAFYGLETLQQLDLSGNSINQLMMEQFRNLKKLRVLNLARNKIRSLPRDVFEGTQIEILDLSNNMFYVVPSTSFAEVGYTLRDLNLGNNFIDHLDSASFPTSLLNSLNLAHNRLTILPDNSFVALGKLLTLNISHNSLQANFKELFHYLPDLRQLSLAKCSLGKVPILPLANLSVLDLSLNSISSISNNDFQYLEELRTLRLVKNLVKFMPGVRLDHLRELDVSGNIIEELTKEMFSRYPRLEKLNIKNLNSVRSVERDALSHLRYLKYLQVQTWPQAEGFHLRFLLSGLPLKFVEIEIKENVLKHQIENAFSKQLKELTITGSDLETVTSEAFSTIEGGELILRIKNTRVQRFQSDIFLSLTKRLSQLTLDLRDNHINELSPSIIYGNLSWEAVGTNMVAGGLQVSGNPLECDCEIAWLSLWLRRWLRESRQIHTASQSDARQLRTMAGRAVCTETKPSYSSDKVLLTLGTPHTACQASALSSGHYQHGSTLHRFLGLSTIPLLVYVNILD from the exons ATGTGGCTGGCAGTTTTCGCACTTTACTGGGGACTGCACGTGGCCTGGTCCTACAACGTCCTCTGCAACTTTAACACCATGTGCCTCTGCTGGGTTCAGGACGACGCCGATTATACCCAGATGGACGTAAGCTGCATGGGCGTGCCTTTCGCGCGTTTTCCCG AGATACCGATTCGGTACGTAGCGCAGTTGGACATCGTGGGTTCCGGCATGCAAGTGTTGGAAAACGAGGCCCTGGTCAGCTCCTACGTGGAGGCACTCGGTCTAATGAGCAACCGTCTGATGCTCGTAGGGGAGAAATCGCTGTC CGGAGTGGCGGACCACCTGAGATCGTTGGACCTGAGTTACAATTACTTAACGAAGGTGCCGCTCAAGGCGTtccgaaatttgaaaaagttgacCTGGCTAAACATGCACAG taaTTACTTGACGAGTTTGGATGGGAACTGGGGCCACCTGCCGAACACGCTAACCAACGTGTTCTTCGGGGACAACTCGATTGCCGAGCTACCGAACTGTTTCAAgcggttcaaatttttaatgtgGCTAAACCTGGACAACAACAATATCGAGCGCATCGAACCGTCCGCGCTACCACCGCGCATACAAACACTAAGTATGAACAACAACCTGATCAAAGAATTTCCAGCGAGCATTGGAAATCTGAAGGATTTGACATGGCTGTACCTGAGGGGAAACGACATGAAGACGTTGGTGCTGCCGCACTTCGAAAGCCCGAAATTAGAACTTATCGATGTAAGCGACAACTCGATAAGCACTATCAATTATACGAATAGCTACCCGACGCTGCAGATCCGGGACTTAAACATGGCCAGTAACAAACTGTCCTCACTCCCCGCCAGAATGTTCGAGAAGATAAACGTGCGGCGGTTGTACCTATCGTCGAACGACATAAGCGTGATCAACGTCAACGCGTTCGAGGGCCTTGAGGAGACCCTTGAATACctgaatttggaaaataacaACCTAATCGTGGTCCCCGAGGCGATACGCTCGATGAATCGCATTACGTACCTATACCTGGCAAACAACAAGGTATCAAATGTTTCGGATGAGAGTTTTCTCGGATTCGGCAATAACCTCCGTGCCTTGTCGATGGCCACAAACAACCTTAAGTACGTGCCTGTCGGGGCGCTAAGCGAGTGCAACAAACTGCTGCACTTGAACCTGGGCTACAATAACATTTTATCAATACAGCCGGGAGACTTCGAGTGGGCTACCAACCTGGAAATCCTACTGTTGCGTAACAATATGCTGAGTAAATTGAAACCGGAAACGTTTCGGGGCGCTAACAGGCTGAAGGAGCTCAGCCTCTCGTTCAACCACATTACGGAGTTGGACGATGACGCGTTCCTAGGACTCGAAGAGAGCCTGGAGATTCTGGAGCTGAGCTTTGCATTCGCGATGGACGTTTTCCCTCGTCACGCTCTCAAGCAGTTAAGGAATCTACTCTGGATGGTGCTGGACAACAACAATTTCCAGGTGCTCGACACAACCGCCTTCTACTCGTTCCAGAAACTGCGGTACGTCAACCTGGAGTCGAACAGGCTTCAGTACCTACCAGAGCAGATAATCCACTCGTCGATCCACCTCGAGCTTCGCGACGTCAAACTCGGCTATAATTTCCTCGAGACCATACCATCCAACACGTTCCACAACCTGACGGAGCTGCGGTCACTCGACTTGTCGGGCAACCGTATCCACTTTCTAACGTCATCGTCGATAAGCTCGTGCCGGAAATTGGTCACGGTATCCCTCGCGCAGAACAAAATAGCCCACCTAAGCCCCGGGACGTTCAGCCAGCTCGAGAGTCTCCAGTTCTTGCACCTCGAGTTCAACTACTTAGGCAAGCTTAACCTGGACTCGATCCATGAAAGTGGCAGCGACGATTTTACCCTGAACGTTTCTTTCAACGCCATCAGCTCAATTATTCCCGGGGACTTGCCCACCCTGCGACACCTGGACCTGAGCTTCAACAACATCACGTCTCTGCCCGGAACGGCGTTCAACGGCACACCGAATCTGAGAACCCTGGATTTACGCGGCAACTTTGTCACAGCGGTTGAGTCCGGCGCATTCACTTTGAAGCATCTAGAGTACCTGAACCTGCGGAACAACAAAATTCAAGTGCTGAGTAAGCAGGCGTTTTATGGTCTCGAAACGCTGCAGCAGCTCGACCTCAGCGGTAACAGTATAAACCAGTTAATGATGGAGCAgttcagaaatttaaaaaaactccGCGTACTCAACCTTGCGAGAAATAAAATCCGTTCCTTACCCAGGGACGTTTTTGAAGGCACCCAAATCGAAATACTCGACCTGAGTAACAACATGTTCTATGTCGTTCCCTCGACATCGTTCGCCGAGGTCGGTTACACCCTGCGCGACCTCAACTTGGGAAACAATTTCATTGACCATCTCGACTCAGCCTCGTTTCCAACCTCCCTTCTGAACTCTCTAAATTTGGCCCACAACCGGCTGACTATACTACCCGACAACTCTTTCGTCGCACTTGGAAAACTGCTCACCTTGAATATTTCCCACAACAGTCTGCAGGCAAATTTCAAAGAGCTCTTCCACTACTTGCCGGACCTGAGACAGCTATCCCTAGCCAAATGCAGTCTTGGAAAAGTGCCTATCCTACCCCTGGCCAATTTAAGTGTACTTGACCTGTCGCTCAATAGCATCAGCTCCATTTCTAATAACGATTTCCAGTACCTCGAGGAGCTGAGGACTTTGAGGCTCGTAAAAAATCTAGTCAAATTCATGCCCGGTGTCAGGCTTGACCATCTCAGGGAACTGGACGTCTCGGGGAACATTATAGAG GAACTGACGAAGGAAATGTTCTCAAGGTACCCAAGGCTGGAGAAGTTGAACATCAAGAATTTGAATAGCGTTCGAAGTGTAGAAAGGGACGCGCTGAGTCACTTGCGATACCTGAAATACCTTCAGGTGCAGACATGGCCGCAGGCGGAGGGATTTCACTTGCGGTTTCTGCTCAGCGGTCTGCCGTTGAAATTCGTGGAAATAGAGATAAAGGAAAACGTGCTAAAGCACCAGATAGAGAACGCGTTTTCGAAACAGCTCAAGGAACTCACAATAACCGGGAGTGACTTAGAGACCGTTACCTCGGAGGCATTCTCAACCATTGAAGGTGGCGAGCTTATACTTAGGATAAAAAACACCCGAGTACAGAGGTTCCAgtccgatatttttttgtcccTGACTAAACGACTCTCACAGCTGACTCTGGACCTGAGGGACAACCACATAAACGAGCTCAGCCCGTCAATAATATACGGAAATCTTTCGTGGGAAGCGGTGGGGACAAACATGGTGGCTg GTGGCTTGCAGGTATCCGGCAACCCACTTGAATGCGACTGTGAGATCGCATGGCTGAGTCTCTGGCTCCGCAGATGGTTGAGGGAATCCCGACAAATTCACACAGCGTCGCAATCCGACGCTAGGCAATTACGGACGATGGCTGGGCGGGCCGTATGCACGGAGACGAAACCCTCCTATTCTTCCGATAAGGTCCTGCTAACGCTCGGGACGCCCCACACTGCCTGTCAGGCCTCTGCTCTGAGCTCTGGCCACTACCAACACGGAAGTACTTTGCATCGATTTCTCGGATTGTCCACCATACCGTTACTAGTTTACGTTAATATCTTGGATTAA
- the LOC124302223 gene encoding insulinoma-associated protein 1a-like has protein sequence MLHGTLPRAFVSPGIKYLAGGYGYGDDGSGYAAAYAGTSSFEAEQYSVIPDQHHHAFPTWHTVQRPASPSPLDLSLKPSPGRAEMSTIDHEPEVNLRREQTVVAEGFQPESSGYSPPRVPTTPQHHLQGISAPMTPPSTPSPPQCPRKRPREDPGSGGSPALALHGDKGEKGEKGEKGGPQRSKKKHARRLKFDEDTSSPVSGTVILGPDEAVVTGDIDPAFNVVEVTVEARAELAKIENRLGPYQCRLCRQLHGDAFQLAQHRCSRIAHVEYRCPECDKRFSCPANLASHRRWHKPRTSNPQPDGPSSQPASIGAEFACSNCDAKFGRQAALRKHLAAQHPESAAPAPAASGTNGAHLAVSALTCEAP, from the coding sequence ATGCTGCACGGGACTTTGCCGCGGGCGTTCGTATCGCCGGGGATCAAGTACCTCGCGGGTGGTTACGGGTACGGCGATGACGGGTCGGGATACGCGGCCGCCTACGCCGGCACCTCGTCCTTCGAGGCGGAGCAGTACTCGGTTATACCGGATCAGCACCACCACGCGTTCCCCACGTGGCACACGGTCCAGCGGCCAGCGTCGCCGAGCCCCCTGGACTTGTCGCTAAAGCCGAGCCCCGGCAGAGCGGAGATGAGCACGATCGACCACGAGCCCGAGGTAAATCTGCGTCGGGAGCAGACGGTGGTGGCCGAGGGATTCCAGCCGGAGTCGAGCGGCTATTCGCCGCCGCGAGTGCCGACAACACCGCAACACCACCTTCAGGGCATCAGCGCGCCGATGACACCGCCGAGCACGCCGTCGCCGCCGCAGTGCCCGAGGAAACGGCCAAGGGAGGATCCGGGCTCGGGTGGCTCCCCGGCGTTGGCCCTGCACGGCGACAAGGGCGAGAAGGGCGAGAAGGGCGAGAAGGGGGGGCCGCAGAGGTCGAAGAAGAAGCACGCGAGACGATTGAAGTTCGACGAGGACACGAGCAGCCCCGTATCCGGGACCGTTATCCTCGGTCCCGACGAGGCGGTCGTTACCGGGGACATCGATCCCGCCTTCAACGTCGTCGAGGTTACCGTGGAGGCGCGGGCCGAGTTGGCAAAGATCGAGAACCGGCTTGGGCCCTACCAGTGCAGGCTCTGCCGGCAGCTGCACGGGGATGCCTTCCAGCTCGCGCAGCACCGCTGCTCCCGTATCGCCCACGTCGAGTACCGATGCCCGGAGTGTGACAAGCGGTTCTCCTGCCCAGCCAACCTCGCCTCCCACCGCCGCTGGCACAAGCCCCGGACCTCCAACCCGCAGCCCGACGGCCCCTCTAGCCAGCCCGCGAGCATCGGGGCCGAGTTCGCCTGTTCGAACTGCGACGCTAAGTTCGGTCGGCAGGCCGCCCTACGCAAGCACCTCGCCGCACAGCATCCCGAGTCGGCGGCACCGGCGCCCGCGGCCAGCG